A DNA window from Theobroma cacao cultivar B97-61/B2 chromosome 5, Criollo_cocoa_genome_V2, whole genome shotgun sequence contains the following coding sequences:
- the LOC18597633 gene encoding uncharacterized protein LOC18597633, with protein sequence MSSLEMSQIDLEQGTHRRNGSDVSAGEASVCFSDADEGSCYSQFYSTTGGSYDEYSFACASDGQIGDVSDSRRVSSVSDCSVEVEIQRGVPEIKVHLAKVEKDCRICHLGLESNSHESGVPIELGCSCKDDLAAAHKQCAEAWFKIRGNKTCEICHSIARNVVGVTEIESTEQSNEANSSTTTAAVSGAAPHSDSRSFWHGHRFLNFLLACMVFAFFISWLFHFNVPSS encoded by the exons ATGTCATCTTTAGAGATGTCCCAAATCGATTTAGAGCAAGGCACTCACCGCCGGAACGGGAGTGACGTCAGCGCCGGGGAGGCTAGCGTCTGCTTCTCCGACGCTGACGAGGGTTCTTGCTACTCTCAGTTTTATTCCACTACAGGTGGTTCTTACGATGAGTACAGCTTCGCTTGCGCTTCTGATGGACAGATTGGCGACGTGTCGGATTCCAGGAGGGTGTCTTCAGTCTCGGATTGTTCGGTGGAGGTGGAGATTCAGAGGGGAGTTCCTGAAATCAAGGTGCATTTGGCGAAAGTCGAGAAAGATTGTAGAATTTGCCACTTGGGTTTGGAAAGTAACAGCCATGAATCTGGTGTTCCTATTGAATTGGGTTGTTCTTGTAAGGATGATCTTGCTGCTGCTCATAAACAGTGTGCCGAGGCATGGTTTAAGATCAGAGGAAATAA GACCTGTGAGATTTGTCATTCTATTGCACGCAATGTTGTTGGTGTGACTGAGATTGAGTCGACAGAGCAATCAAATGAAGCCAACAGTTCCACGACAACAGCTGCAGTCTCAGGAGCAGCACCACATTCAGACTCTCGAAGCTTCTGGCATGGCCATCGCTTCCTCAACTTTCTCCTTGCATGCATGgtatttgcatttttcataTCATGGCTCTTTCACTTCAATGTGCCATCATCATAA
- the LOC18597634 gene encoding probable serine/threonine-protein kinase At5g41260, with protein MGARCSKFSICWFQSHLKASVLESSDLENGGKGEKNTWPSFSEFSLEQLKAATCGFSSDNIVSEHGEKAPNVVFKGKLDNDRWVAVKRFNKFAWPDSRQFLEEARAVGSLRSERLANLIGCCYEGEERLLVAEFMPNETLAKHLFHWENQPMKWAMRLRVALYLAQALEYCSSKGRALYHDLNAYRILFDNDGNPRLSCFGLMKNSRDGKSYSTNLAFTPPEYLRTGRVTPESVVYSFGTLMLDLMSGKHIPPSHALDLIRSKNFLMLMDSALEGHFSNDDGTELVRLASRCLQYEARERPNAKSLVTSLLSLQKEAEVPSYVLMGIPQGTASPKQPLSLTPFGEACLRLDLTAIHEILEKMGYKDDEGIANELSFQMWTSQMQETLNSKKHGDTAFRAKDFASAVDCYTQFIDVGTMVSPTVYARRCLSYLMNDRPQEALGDAMQAQVVSPEWPTALYLQAACLFSLGMESDGQETLKDSTSLEAKRSKN; from the exons ATGGGAGCTCGTTGTtctaaattctctatttgctGGTTTCAGTCTCACCTTAAAGCTTCCGTCCTCGAATCCTCCGACCTCG AGAATGGAGGCAAAGGTGAGAAGAACACATGGCCGAGTTTCAGTGAGTTCAGCTTGGAGCAATTGAAAGCTGCCACGTGTGGGTTCTCTTCCGATAACATAGTGTCGGAACACGGTGAAAAAGCTCCTAACGTTGTGTTCAAAGGGAAGCTCGACAATGACCGTTGGGTCGCCGTTAAACGGTTTAACAAGTTCGCCTGGCCTGATTCCCGCCAATTCCTC GAGGAAGCCAGAGCTGTTGGGAGTTTAAGGAGTGAGCGGTTGGCGAATCTGATTGGTTGTTGTTATGAAGGCGAGGAGAGGCTGTTGGTGGCCGAGTTTATGCCCAATGAAACGCTGGCAAAGCATCTTTTTCACT GGGAAAATCAGCCGATGAAATGGGCTATGAGGTTGAGGGTGGCATTGTACCTGGCGCAAGCTTTAGAGTATTGTAGCAGTAAAGGAAGAGCTTTGTACCATGATCTCAATGCGTACAGGATTTTGTTTGATAAT GATGGTAATCCCAGGTTGTCTTGCTTTGGCCTCATGAAGAATAGCAGAGATGGCAAGAGTTATAGCACCAACTTAGCTTTCACACCTCCAGAATACCTGAGAACGG GTAGAGTGACTCCAGAAAGTGTTGTATATAGCTTTGGGACCTTGATGCTAGATCTCATGAGTGGCAAACATATTCCTCCCAGCCAT GCACTTGACCTGATTCGAAGCAAGAATTTTCTCATGTTGATGGATTCTGCTTTGGAGGGCCATTTCTCTAATGATGATGGAACAGAGTTAGTGCGATTAGCCTCTCGCTGTTTGCAGTATGAAGCTCGTGAGAGGCCGAATGCAAAGTCCCTTGTCACATCTCTCCTGTCACTCCAGAAGGAAGCAGAG GTACCATCATATGTTTTGATGGGTATTCCACAAGGAACTGCTTCTCCAAAACAGCCATTGTCATTGACACCTTTTGGGGAGGCTTGCCTGAGGTTGGATCTGACTGCTATACATGAAATATTGGAGAAGATGGGATACAAAGACGATGAGGGGATCGCTAATGAG CTTTCTTTTCAAATGTGGACCAGCCAAATGCAGGAAACCTTGAATTCAAAGAAACATGGAGATACTGCTTTTCGGGCTAAGGATTTTGCAAGTGCAGTTGATTGCTACACACAG TTCATTGATGTCGGGACCATGGTGTCACCAACCGTCTATGCCAGACGCTGCTTGTCTTACTTGATGAATGATAGGCCACAAGAGGCCCTTGGGGATGCTATGCAGGCACAGGTGGTGTCCCCAGAGTGGCCCACAGCTTTGTATCTACAAGCCGCTTGCCTGTTTAGCCTAGGGATGGAGAGTGACGGCCAAGAAACGCTCAAAGATAGCACCAGCTTGGAAGccaaaagaagcaaaaactGA
- the LOC18597635 gene encoding phosphatidylinositol:ceramide inositolphosphotransferase 1 yields MTLYIGREASKLWKRICAETTTEVNLLLDNWKYLLAGLIFQYIHGLAARGVHYLHQPGPTLQDLGFILLPELGQDKAYISETVFTFIFLSFVLWTFHPFIMKSKKIYTVLVWCRVLAFLVASQMLRIITFYSTQLPGPNYHCREGSKLARLPKPESVLEVLLINFPRGVIYGCGDLIFSSHMIFTLVFVLTYQKYGTRRFIKQFAWLVAIIQSFLIVASRKHYTVDVVVAWYTVNLVVFFIDKKLPELPDRSNGSSPLLLPLSTKDKDSKTKEENHKLLNGNSIDPADWRPRTQVNGKTLEDANGIHVDTAMNGA; encoded by the exons ATGACGCTTTACATTGGTCGCGAAGCTTCAAAG tTATGGAAGAGAATTTGTGCAGAGACAACTACAGAGGTCAACCTTCTTCTAGACAATTGGAAATACCTTCTTGCCGGCCTCATTTTTCag TACATTCATGGTCTAGCTGCCCGAGGAGTTCATTATCTTCACCAGCCAGGTCCAACACTTCAGGATCTTGGGTTCATTCTGCTTCCA gagcTTGGGCAAGATAAAGCTTACATTAGTGAGACGGTGTTCACCTTTATCTTTTTATCATTTGTTTTG TGGACTTTCCATCCTTTCATCATGAAGAGCAAAAAAATCTACACAGTTCTAGTTTGGTGCCGGGTGCTAGCATTTTTAGTT GCTTCTCAGATGCTCCGAATCATCACATTCTATTCAACTCAGCTTCCGGGTCCAAATTATCATTGCCGAGAG GGTTCGAAACTTGCTAGGTTGCCAAAACCTGAGAGTGTGCTAGAAGTCCTCTTAATTAATT TTCCTCGAGGTGTAATATATGGTTGTGGTGACTTGATTTTTTCATCACACATGATCTTCACCCTGGTCTTTGTGCTCACCTATCAGAAATATGGCACACGAAG GTTTATAAAGCAGTTTGCTTGGTTGGTAGCAATTATTCAAAGTTTCTTGATTGTAGCATCCCGCAAACATTACACAGTTGATGTAGTTGTCGCATG GTATACTGTTAATTTAGTGGTATTCTTCATAGACAAGAAACTACCAG AATTGCCTGACAGATCCAATGGAAGTTCACCTCTGTTGCTACCATTGAGCACCAAAGACAAGGATAGTAAGACCAAAGAAGAGAATCACAAGCTGTTGAATGGGAATTCTATAGACCCTGCAGATTGG AGGCCGAGAACTCAAGTTAATGGCAAGACTCTAGAAGATGCCAATGGGATCCATGTTGATACTGCAATGAATGGTGCATAG
- the LOC18597636 gene encoding putative UPF0481 protein At3g02645 — protein sequence MVFSESIISPCFPEENWVVEIKDILENNGEAKEVVVSVFEVPEQLRAANPVAYAPQLLAFGPYHHFRPKLYQMQRFKVAAAVKAQKDWLVVDFQQLVAQIEGLEFLIRTCYQRHLNIHADTLAWILAIDGLSLLKVLHSALYYYKNLPGSFGKNPFAEFSERTPDLDMILRDMLMLENQIPMIVLKAIAEKRPGSDNLQILVDFCETLSPLQLTFKPSTSEVVKHKHLLDLFYQMIICPKEVINTSSKEEKEDELQFSTMEIPSNPDCSVFKKLLATLSKLQFRFAALPEKLMTLLLSSLELLGITPHDFFDRDRSWIPTASQLNNAGLKFSTCDGINHIKYDNQTLYLPVITLNSAPDPENILSSKLTSEVILRNLVAYESLSKDKSESLPFTRYTQLMNGIIDNDEDVNLLKKANVIKGDLYSVEIAGLFNGLSESIEPKDRDINIDEAITKVNRYYDNTLRVKTNNILKKYIYSSWRFLTFLASFLLLALLALETFCDFYTCRVMRFKAA from the coding sequence ATGGTTTTTTCAGAGTCAATTATCAGTCCATGTTTCCCTGAAGAAAATTGGGTGGTGGAAATAAAGGACATCCTGGAGAACAATGGAGAAGCTAAAGAAGTTGTTGTCTCTGTCTTTGAAGTGCCTGAACAGCTACGTGCTGCCAATCCTGTAGCTTATGCTCCACAGCTGTTAGCCTTTGGACCGTATCACCATTTCCGGCCCAAGCTCTATCAGATGCAGAGGTTCAAAGTAGCTGCGGCGGTGAAAGCACAAAAGGATTGGCTTGTTGTTGATTTTCAACAGCTGGTTGCTCAAATTGAGGGACTGGAGTTTCTTATCCGGACCTGTTACCAAAGACATTTAAACATCCACGCCGATACTTTGGCATGGATATTGGCCATTGATGGTTTGTCCCTGCTCAAAGTGCTTCATTCTGCTCTATATTACTACAAAAATCTGCCTGGTTCGTTCGGGAAGAACCCTTTTGCTGAATTTTCAGAAAGGACTCCAGACCTTGATATGATCCTTAGAGACATGCTAATGCTTGAGAACCAAATTCCAATGATAGTGCTGAAAGCAATAGCAGAAAAGAGGCCTGGGTCTGATAACCTCCAGATTTTGGTTGACTTTTGTGAGACTCTCTCTCCGCTTCAATTAACCTTCAAACCCTCAACTTCAGAAGTCGTCAAGCATAAGCATTTGTTAGATCTCTTCTACCAAATGATCATTTGTCCCAAAGAAGTCATAAACACTTCTTCcaaggaagagaaagaggaTGAGCTGCAGTTTTCAACAATGGAGATCCCTAGTAACCCGGATTGTAGTGTCTTCAAAAAGCTCCTAGCTACGTTATCTAAGCTACAATTCCGCTTCGCAGCACTTCCTGAAAAGCTCATGACATTACTTCTCAGTTCGCTTGAACTACTTGGAATAACCCCTCACGATTTTTTCGATAGGGACAGATCTTGGATTCCCACAGCCTCACAGCTAAACAATGCAGGATTGAAATTCTCCACCTGTGACGGCATCAATCACATCAAATACGATAACCAAACTCTCTACCTTCCTGTCATCACCTTGAACTCAGCGCCTGACCCAGAAAACATTCTCAGCTCGAAGCTTACTTCAGAAGTGATACTGAGAAACCTAGTGGCATATGAAAGCCTGTCAAAGGATAAATCAGAGTCCTTGCCTTTCACTCGATACACCCAATTAATGAATGGGATCATAGATAATGATGAAGACGTGAATTTGCTGAAGAAAGCAAACGTTATCAAAGGTGATTTGTACAGTGTCGAGATTGCCGGACTGTTTAATGGGTTGAGTGAATCCATCGAGCCAAAAGACAGGGACATAAACATAGATGAAGCTATTACAAAAGTCAACCGATACTATGATAACACACTGAGAGTGAAGACAAACAACATCCTGAAGAAGTACATATATTCCTCCTGGAGGTTTCTCACTTTTCTCGCCTCCTTCTTGCTCTTGGCTCTGCTTGCTCTGGAAACATTCTGTGACTTCTACACCTGTCGGGTTATGAGGTTTAAGGCAGCCTGA
- the LOC18597637 gene encoding uncharacterized protein LOC18597637, which produces MALQGSSFCYNVNVNCVPCSSTNSFRSLHCFSPPPPKRCHVVLARTSTGNRTEFFAGPCLSKLPSGRPPPFRENSCMLSLIPCQAKSDDLEGTLSGESIILDEQTLQRDLQNAIEEENYAQAARIRDDLRVLHENSKASVLAANSRFYDAFRRGDLAAMQNLWAKGDDVCCVHPGANGISGYDFVMESWEVVWMNYEFPLDIELKNVQVHVKGDAGYVTCMEFIKTKGSSWGGQFVTNVFERINGQWCICIHHASLVDL; this is translated from the exons ATGGCACTCCAGGGATCTAGCTTTTGCTACAAT GTGAATGTTAATTGCGTGCCATGTTCAAGCACGAATAGTTTCAGGAGTCTTCATTGCTTTTCTCCACCACCTCCAAAGCGATGTCATGTGGTTTTAGCTAGGACTTCAACAGGAAACAGAACAGAGTTTTTTGCGGGTCCATGTCTGTCCAAGTTGCCAAGTGGCAGACCTC CACCTTTTAGAGAAAATTCGTGTATGTTATCGTTGATCCCTTGTCAAGCAAAAAGTGATGACCTCGAGGGAACCCTTAGCGGTGAAAGCATCATATTGGATGAACAAACCTTACAAAGGGACCTGCAGAATGCCATTGAGGAAGAAAACTATGCCCAAGCAGCAAGAATCAGGGATGACCTTCGAGTCCTCCATGAGAATAGCAAGGCTTCAGTACTGGCAGCAAATTCTCGGTTTTACGATGCTTTCAGGAGAGGGGATCTAGCCGCCATGCAGAACCTTTGGGCAAAAGGAGATGATGTGTGTTGTGTGCACCCAGGGGCAAACGGAATATCAGGTTATGATTTCGTAATGGAAAGCTGGGAAGTGGTATGGATGAACTACGAATTTCCACTAGATATAGAGCTGAAAAACGTTCAAGTTCATGTTAAAGGGGATGCTGGATATGTCACATGCATGGAATTCATCAAGACGAAAGGTAGCAGTTGGGGAGGACAGTTTGTAACAAACGTGTTCGAGAGGATTAACGGTCAATGGTGTATATGCATTCACCATGCTTCTCTGGTCGACTTGTGA
- the LOC18597638 gene encoding uncharacterized protein LOC18597638, which translates to MPFDRRKANEYVEPLRDMGFGSESKRSSNLQQNSKIVKEKTQLPQANLRLKSQGKLKGKNGIAHPYGNLPGERGQNQIHSTLVETKSLGDCHGQPRKGKPTKEDELVKYMSNLPGYLQRVDIGENFQENALNVGVLDWARLEKWKHHQKRIPKITGNDVSSTSTISLMKTNTKSSALSSAVPKDTAANKSKQHQQTCSSLNSSYKEGLPRGAKPSTLKVRHFQDIETASKSTLDQQKKTSKTYKSSGTTYSDAILDKGKKKELNQKITLEMGNMSSNMRNHGVSPLPKETVNVCHGGAKNRVEQRQEIDVNKKDLDPKNTSDVEASSSKFRYYGVSLGSRKKLDAEGDKTKETQGSEIDLAHQVSPGEHKNIVLLRPRSARNSFFEEPREQFDGTLNEANRNSFPCDFLQKVRSGELCSEVPHSCPLPSGVEMNPATDIMAQGLEPSSNASHGSAFSNNSGNLRSEGKHSAENKIKSLDAHVETLKILEEEMAELATRKSRSSSPNRRFSFSLSRMSRSFSFKEGSTAPQLSSTYVSVKSGPVRSDSSGFLDNTIREKVNGHNRARSSPLRRMLDPLLKSRGLHSFRFTDTVQPSKGSLNSSSARPVNTNESLQEEKFESSMIQALLQLTIKNGLPMFRFVVDNGSNMLATTMKSLASSAKGGSDQSYIFSSVSEIKKKSGSWISQGNKEKNCGYIYNIIGQMRISNSLISDLTAEDSCNQYPVVRESVLFSVEQRPADQASAKFTPNAELAAVVIKMPGESTDVQHSDKDITKKGFTDCLATDGCSCNPAENASFNSTTVILPGGVHSLPNKGIPSPLIDRWKSGGLCDCGGWDVGCKLRILSNQKRRCCKTSRTCQACLNPNRLDLYAQGEAQQNRPILNLVPHKNGIYAIEFSSSITALQAFFISVTAISCQKSSDLPEFGNLPEGKVIKETILNGSHGMENKPINVLRNMPAKYAPNPPHSPVGRA; encoded by the exons atgCCATTTGATAGAAGAAAAGCTAATGAATACGTTGAACCTCTGAGGGACATGGGATTTGGTTCAGAGTCAAAAAGGAGTTCAAACCTGCAGCAAAACTCAAAGATAGTGAAGGAGAAAACTCAGTTGCCTCAAGCCAACCTGAGGTTGAAGAGTCAAGGGAAGTTAAAAGGAAAGAATGGTATTGCTCATCCATATGGTAATCTGCCAGGTGAACGAGGACAAAACCAAATCCACAGCACCTTGGTTGAAACAAAATCTTTAGGGGATTGCCACGGGCAGCCTCGCAAGGGTAAGCCAACAAAAGAGGATGAGCTTGTCAAGTACATGTCAAACTTGCCGGGCTACCTACAGCGTGTAGACATCGGAGAAAACTTTCAAGAGAACGCATTGAATGTTGGGGTTCTGGATTGGGCACGTCTAGAAAAATGGAAGCACCACCAAAAGCGTATCCCTAAAATAACTGGCAATGATGTATCATCCACAAGCACAATTTCATTGATGAAAACAAATACCAAGTCATCTGCCCTTTCTAGTGCAGTTCCCAAGGATACTGCTGCCAACAAAAGCAAGCAACACCAACAAACTTGCTCCAGTCTTAACTCATCTTATAAAGAAGGCCTTCCTCGAGGTGCAAAACCATCTACTCTGAAGGTTAGACACTTCCAAGATATTGAAACTGCTTCCAAGAGCACCTTGGATCAGCAGAAGAAGACATCCAAGACATATAAATCCTCCGGCACAACTTATTCAGATGCAATTCTTGACAAggggaagaaaaaagagttaaATCAGAAAATAACTTTGGAAATGGGAAATATGTCATCAAACATGAGAAACCATGGGGTTTCACCTCTGCCAAAGGAAACTGTCAATGTTTGTCATGGTGGAgccaaaaacagagtagagcAGAGGCAGGAAATTGATGTAAATAAAAAGGATTTGGATCCGAAAAATACTTCAGACGTGGAGGCTTCTTCATCCAAATTCAGATATTATGGTGTTTCACTGGGTTCTAGGAAAAAGCTGGATGCTGAGGGTGACAAAACTAAGGAGACACAGGGCTCAGAAATTGATCTTGCTCATCAAGTTTCTCCTGGTGAGCACAAGAATATTGTTCTTCTTCGACCAAGATCTGCCCGAAATAGCTTTTTTGAAGAACCCCGAGAACAATTTGATGGGACTTTGAATGAAGCAAACCGGAATAGTTTTCCGTGTGACTTCCTTCAGAAGGTTCGCTCTGGGGAATTATGTTCTGAAGTTCCTCATTCTTGTCCATTGCCTTCTGGAGTTGAGATGAATCCTGCAACTGACATCATGGCACAGGGTCTGGAGCCTTCATCTAATGCATCTCATGGGTCTGCATTCTCAAATAACTCAGGGAATTTAAGATCTGAAGGCAAGCATTCAGCAGAGAACAAGATTAAATCTCTGGATGCTCATGTTGAAACTTTAAAGATACtggaagaagaaatggctgAGCTGGCAACCAGAAAAAGTAGAAGTAGTTCACCAAATCGCCGTTTTAGTTTCAGCTTAAGTCGTATGAGTAGAAGTTTCAGTTTTAAGGAAGGTTCTACTGCCCCACAATTGAGCTCCACTTATGTTTCTGTCAAGTCTGGTCCAGTGAGATCTGATTCTTCTGGTTTTTTGGACAATACAATCAGAGAGAAGGTGAATGGCCATAACAGAGCTAGGTCCAGCCCCCTAAGAAGGATGCTAGACCCGCTACTGAAGTCCAGAGGCTTGCATTCTTTTCGTTTCACTGACACTGTTCAACCGTCAAAAGGAAGCTTGAATTCCTCTAGTGCAAGGCCAGTTAATACTAACGAATCCCTTCAGGAAGAAAAGTTTGAGTCATCAATGATCCAAGCCCTTCTACAGCTTACAATAAAGAATGGACTGCCAATGTTTAGATTTGTTGTGGACAATGGCAGTAACATGCTTGCCACTACCATGAAAAGTCTAGCTTCATCTGCAAAGGGGGGATCTGATCAGAGTTACATATTCTCTTCTGTTAGTGAAATTAAGAAGAAGAGTGGCAGCTGGATAAGTCAAggaaacaaggaaaaaaattgtGGCTACATCTATAATATTATCGGACAAATGAGGATTTCCAATTCTCTTATTTCAGACTTGACAGCAGAGGACTCTTGTAATCAGTATCCGGTGGTAAGAGAGTCTGTTCTGTTTAGTGTGGAGCAAAGACCAGCAGATCAAGCATCAGCAAAATTTACACCAAATGCAGAGCTTGCTGCTGTCGTCATCAAAATGCCTGGTGAAAGCACTGATGTACAGCACAGTGATAAAGACATAACAAAGAAGGGCTTTACAGATTGTTTGGCTACAGATGGGTGCTCTTGCAACCCTGCAGAAAATGCAAGCTTTAATAGTACTACTGTCATACTTCCTGGTGGTGTCCACAGCTTGCCAAACAAAGGAATACCTTCCCCATTGATTGACCGATGGAAATCTGGTGGATTATGTGACTGTGGAGGTTGGGATGTTGGTTGCAAATTACGTATTCTCTccaaccagaagagaagatgTTGTAAGACTTCAAGGACATGTCAAGCATGCCTGAATCCCAACCGTCTTGATCTCTATGCCCAG GGAGAAGCACAACAGAACAGGCCTATCTTGAACTTGGTTCCACATAAGAATGGAATCTACGCGATTGAGTTCAGTTCATCAATCACTGCATTGCAAGCGTTCTTTATTTCTGTAACAGCTATAAGCTGTCAGAAATCCTCTGATCTGCCAGAATTCGGCAACCTGCCTGAAGGAAAAGTTATAAAGGAGACCATACTGAATGGCAGCCATGGAATGGAGAACAAACCAATCAATGTACTCAGGAACATGCCTGCGAAATATGCTCCAAACCCACCTCATTCCCCTGTCGGGAGAGCCTAG